In Cellulomonas wangsupingiae, the genomic window GCGGGTCGTCTCCATGTCGTCCTCCTGGTCTCGGCCGCGGGCGCGGCCCTGGCTTCACCGACCGTCCCGGACCGCCGGACTCATCGGGCGGGCACGGGTCCGGGCGCGTCCGCACCGGGCGGCCGCGGGGCGCCGGGGCTCCGGTGGCGGACCGCGCCCGGGTACGTACCGTGGGTCCGTGACGCTCGCCGAACCGGTCCGACGCTGGCGCGCCCGCTCGGGCGACGCGCTCTTCCTGCGCGTCGCCGGACCGCACGGGCACCGCAGCCGCGAGCGCATCCACGGGCGTCCGGGCCCGCGGTGGTTCGGACCCGACGCGGCGGTGCGGGTCGTGCACGCCGACGCCTCGATGTTCGTCGGTGGGCTGCGCTCCCTGCTGCTGCAGTCGCTGCACCCGGCGGCGATGGCGGGGGTCGCGAGCCACTCGGACTTCCGCGAGGACCCGTGGGGCCGGCTGGCGGGCACCAGCACGTTCCTCGCCACGACGGTGTTCGGCACGGCCGACGACGCGCAGGCGGCCGTCGACGCGATCCGCACGATCCACGGGCGGGTGCGCGGCGTGACCCCCGAGGGGATCGCGTACGCGGCCGACGACCCCGACCTGCTGCGCTGGGTGCACGTGGCTGAGATCGAGAGCTTCCTGGTCGCGCACACCCGGTACGGTGCGCACCCGCTGAGCCCGGCGCGGGCCGACGAGTACGCGGCACAGGCCGCCCGCATCGGGCGCGCGCTGGGGGCCGTCGACGTGCCGGAGACGGCGGCCGGCCTGACGGCCGCCGTCGAGGGGTACCGACCGGTGCTGCGCGCGACGCCGGCCGCGCTCGACGCCGCGCAGTTCCTGCTGCACGAGCCACCGATGCCGCGGACGCTGCGCCCCGGCTACGACGCGCTGGCCGCCGCCGCGGTCGAGTCCCTGCCCGTCTGGGCCACCGACGCGCTGGGGCTGCCCCGCCGAGGGCGGGTCGCCAGGGCGGCCGCGCGGGCCGCCGGCCACGGCGCGACGCGCGCCGTCCGGTGGCTGCTGGCCGGCCAGCCGGCCGGCTGAGGACGCACCCACCGAGCCCGCGCAGGTCGCTCCGGACCCCCTGCGGCGCCCGCTGGGAACGGCAACGGCGTTGCCGTCTTCCGCTAAGGGTTTAGGCGCGTTGACCGGTCATGGAAAACCTTTGCACAGTGGCGATCGACCCTGGGAGCAGCGCCGCTCGGACCCGTCGA contains:
- a CDS encoding oxygenase MpaB family protein codes for the protein MTLAEPVRRWRARSGDALFLRVAGPHGHRSRERIHGRPGPRWFGPDAAVRVVHADASMFVGGLRSLLLQSLHPAAMAGVASHSDFREDPWGRLAGTSTFLATTVFGTADDAQAAVDAIRTIHGRVRGVTPEGIAYAADDPDLLRWVHVAEIESFLVAHTRYGAHPLSPARADEYAAQAARIGRALGAVDVPETAAGLTAAVEGYRPVLRATPAALDAAQFLLHEPPMPRTLRPGYDALAAAAVESLPVWATDALGLPRRGRVARAAARAAGHGATRAVRWLLAGQPAG